One Hydrogenophaga crassostreae genomic region harbors:
- the erpA gene encoding iron-sulfur cluster insertion protein ErpA — protein MNAVAENPSTEMPAPLVFTDSAAAKVADLVAEEGNPDLKLRVFVQGGGCSGFQYGFTFDEVVNEDDTTMTKNGVSLLIDAMSYQYLVGAEIDYKEDLEGAQFVIKNPNANSTCGCGSSFSV, from the coding sequence ATGAACGCCGTCGCAGAAAATCCCTCTACCGAAATGCCCGCACCCCTGGTCTTCACCGACAGCGCTGCGGCGAAAGTGGCCGATCTGGTTGCCGAGGAGGGCAATCCGGATTTGAAGCTGCGCGTTTTTGTTCAAGGCGGCGGCTGCTCCGGTTTTCAGTATGGCTTTACCTTTGATGAGGTGGTGAATGAAGACGACACCACCATGACAAAAAACGGCGTGTCTTTGCTGATCGATGCCATGAGCTACCAGTATCTGGTAGGCGCTGAGATTGACTACAAGGAAGACCTGGAGGGTGCGCAGTTTGTGATCAAGAACCCGAACGCCAACTCCACCTGCGGCTGTGGGTCGAGTTTCAGCGTCTGA
- a CDS encoding bactofilin family protein yields MLGKKKQPPIKSLIAQGTRIEGNVLFIDGLRIDGDVVGDIRASDEKPSILVVSELASVTGQIHADHVIINGYVKGPVLAFNLLELQPKARIEGDVSYRALEMHQGATISGQLKPMVGVDAEDKPTLKLAANNS; encoded by the coding sequence ATGCTAGGTAAGAAAAAACAACCCCCCATCAAGAGCCTGATTGCCCAAGGTACGCGCATCGAGGGCAATGTGTTGTTCATTGACGGGTTGCGTATCGACGGTGACGTGGTGGGCGATATTCGCGCAAGCGATGAGAAGCCCAGCATCCTGGTGGTCAGCGAGTTGGCCAGTGTGACTGGGCAAATTCATGCCGATCATGTGATCATCAATGGCTATGTCAAAGGCCCTGTGTTGGCTTTCAACTTGCTCGAATTGCAGCCAAAGGCGCGCATTGAAGGCGACGTTTCCTATCGTGCACTGGAAATGCATCAGGGCGCCACGATATCTGGCCAGCTCAAGCCGATGGTGGGCGTCGATGCCGAAGACAAACCCACACTGAAACTGGCGGCAAATAACAGCTGA